GATATCGAAGAGTAATAATTACGGAGATTTTGTACGTGTTGCTCGATTTGTAACACGTGACTATCTGTTAAAAATGCAAACCTAATTAAGCGCGATTGAGCGGGTGGTAAAACATCTATTTTGGCACTTGTTAAATGCGCAGGTATTGTTTTTTCTAATGCATAAGTCATTTCTCTTGAACTATTTAACGCTTGCCACATCTCTTGTGTGGTAAAGTTATCTGTTATATCAATTCCTTGTGGCGAAACTCCTGTATCGAAAGAGTAGTTGTTAAAGCTTTCTGTATCAGACAAAATAGCCAAACCATGCGTGTATGGATATATATCAATGCTTTTAGTAGTGACCAATTGCAACTGTCGATTTGTTGTAACAACTGCACCTGTTCGAACAATCCAATTTGCAAACATCCCAACTCTTATGTTTTCAATTGCCGCATCTGTGACATTTGTTACCGTAACCTCATATATAATAGCCTCACTCAACGGGTAGTCGCTTCCTGTATAAGCTGTTACCTGATAATCTAAACCTACCGAATTCGGCGAATTAATATCAGTAAAATAAGCCGTGGCTTGTTGCAATGTCATGTTTTCTTCATGGGAAACAGCTCTGTTTGAAGTAAAGTCAGCATTATCAAAAACTCCTCTAACAACTTTAACTTCCGATTTTCCTACAATTAATCCTACATCCCACATCAAAGAGCTTGAATTTCCTTTTCTAAATCCATTACCTGTTAGCGGCGATAAATTGTGATATGCAGGTTTTCCGACATTTGACAGGGTCATTTTCATATCAAACATATCTATATCATACCATGATTTTTGGGTAGATATTGTCCTTACCGTACTGTAATTTCGACCATCAACGCTATATGTAAAGCGAATTGGTATAAGTAAATCTAAAGTGGTGTTTGCGTCAATAATCAGACGTATATTATAATCCTCAAGTTGAACGATATCACCAGATTGCCAATTATTTACTGTAAATGTATTATTCGCAATGGAAACATACTCCGACAGTGGCAATATTGTTACAGCAACTCCGTTTTTTGAACACAATAAGTTTTTCAACTCTCCTTTTAAGCGATAAGTCTCGTTAGGGCTAACTTCCTCGGCATCAATAATTTTTGTAGGAATATTCAAGTAAAGCAGATTTGTATCAGATACAGCATTAAACATATCAACCCTCCCCGCTCCCATTTTGTCTATATAAGGAACGTTTGCTGGCATGGTGTCTAACCACATTGCTGTTGCTTTTATTTGTGCAGCAACTTGATATGGATTCAAATGTGGTCGTAAAGATTTTACAACAGATGCAACTCCCGCCACTATCGGCGCAGCATTCGATGTGCCTGAAGTTGACGAATAAGTATTCCCAAAAGCTGTTGAAAGAATATTTTGTCCCGGTGCAGCAATATCTATTCGGTATCCGTACGTGCTTCCCTCCCACTTGTGATCGAATTGATTTGACGCCAAAACAGATACAACTCCCGGATATGAAGCAGGATAGTAAAGATTTTCATTACGGCTGTTCCCTGCTGCAGCAACAACCAATACACCCAACTCATCAACAACATATCTAATAACTTCTCTTCCGAGATTGCTGGGCATTACTCCTCCCCATGAACATACAATTATATTACAACCATGCTCGGCAGCATAAACAACACCCTCATATGATGACTTTAACAACCCATTGTTACTCATTATTTTAACAGGTAAAATCTTAACCTCCGGTGCCACCCCGGCTATACCTACTTCATTATCTGATTTTGCTGCGACTATTCCAGCCACTCCCACCCCATGAGGATTTACATCTGCGGTCACATTGTAGTTGTTTTCGGCAATATTCCACCCCATAAAATTGTCGATAAAACCATCACCGTCATCATCAATTCCATTTACTGGATCTAAGTAATTGTACGCAATTTGATCAACTAATTCAACATGTGTGGGATCAATGCCTGTATCAACAATTCCTACTATTATGGTGCTATCTCCCATGCTTATATTCCAAGCTTCAAAGGCACTTATTAAATCGAGATAATACTGTGAGCCTACTAACGGATCATTAGGTTCGTAAAATAGTTCTTGACAATCGCGGTACTCTATCCACTCAATAAAATCAAACTCTTGTATATATTTAAAAACTCTACCATCGTCGGGATTTGGCAATTTTACAGATAAAATATTCCAAATTTTTGTCTCACTACCGCGATTGATGACGTTTTTTTGAAATAAAGGCTTAACACTAAACGACTTGTGCGATATTAAATCCTGAAAGTCTTTGATATATTGCTCTGATTTAACTTTAACCAATATCTCAGAATAATCAACTGACGGTTGTCCATGCAAAACT
This genomic stretch from Bacteroidales bacterium harbors:
- a CDS encoding S8 family serine peptidase; translation: MRVRIVAYCLLKLLCVVLLSPLVLHGQPSVDYSEILVKVKSEQYIKDFQDLISHKSFSVKPLFQKNVINRGSETKIWNILSVKLPNPDDGRVFKYIQEFDFIEWIEYRDCQELFYEPNDPLVGSQYYLDLISAFEAWNISMGDSTIIVGIVDTGIDPTHVELVDQIAYNYLDPVNGIDDDGDGFIDNFMGWNIAENNYNVTADVNPHGVGVAGIVAAKSDNEVGIAGVAPEVKILPVKIMSNNGLLKSSYEGVVYAAEHGCNIIVCSWGGVMPSNLGREVIRYVVDELGVLVVAAAGNSRNENLYYPASYPGVVSVLASNQFDHKWEGSTYGYRIDIAAPGQNILSTAFGNTYSSTSGTSNAAPIVAGVASVVKSLRPHLNPYQVAAQIKATAMWLDTMPANVPYIDKMGAGRVDMFNAVSDTNLLYLNIPTKIIDAEEVSPNETYRLKGELKNLLCSKNGVAVTILPLSEYVSIANNTFTVNNWQSGDIVQLEDYNIRLIIDANTTLDLLIPIRFTYSVDGRNYSTVRTISTQKSWYDIDMFDMKMTLSNVGKPAYHNLSPLTGNGFRKGNSSSLMWDVGLIVGKSEVKVVRGVFDNADFTSNRAVSHEENMTLQQATAYFTDINSPNSVGLDYQVTAYTGSDYPLSEAIIYEVTVTNVTDAAIENIRVGMFANWIVRTGAVVTTNRQLQLVTTKSIDIYPYTHGLAILSDTESFNNYSFDTGVSPQGIDITDNFTTQEMWQALNSSREMTYALEKTIPAHLTSAKIDVLPPAQSRLIRFAFLTDSHVLQIEQHVQNLRNYYSSISEFNKSGIIIYPNPANKTVRFSEIPEKVTVYNLLGEKIIESQTSISELCIENWPNGIYLFVIETDTSKTTHSIVVEP